The following proteins come from a genomic window of Nitrospinota bacterium:
- a CDS encoding TIM barrel protein: MPFADNPLDAYRGALDAFPVRMGVSSFVWPAGYAENAKRLKGVFGEVQLLAYEALDQSPVTDDELRQLAALKDGGFSYSLHLPAPSGLAAPGGAGEAAIIKAVETFAPAGIGNYVLHIEQNGHFDLPLAAKRLERILKKTGVAPERICVENTVGTPFAPVWEAVKGLGVSVCFDIGHHIYEKGEPLAFIDTYGRRIRMCHIHGVADRDHRPLSALPEETLTAVLAAVADCKPAGAVIIENFSVGDVVESVRCLAHGARRFFNVAAQQ, translated from the coding sequence ATGCCGTTTGCCGACAATCCGCTGGATGCCTATCGTGGCGCGTTGGACGCCTTTCCCGTCAGGATGGGCGTTTCCTCATTCGTTTGGCCCGCCGGTTATGCCGAAAACGCCAAGCGCCTCAAAGGGGTTTTTGGAGAGGTGCAACTGCTGGCATATGAAGCGCTGGATCAATCCCCGGTAACCGATGACGAATTGCGCCAACTGGCCGCGCTCAAGGACGGCGGGTTTTCCTACTCGCTCCACCTGCCGGCCCCCAGCGGTTTGGCGGCCCCCGGCGGCGCCGGCGAAGCGGCCATCATCAAGGCGGTTGAAACCTTCGCCCCGGCCGGCATCGGCAACTACGTGCTGCACATAGAGCAAAACGGCCATTTCGACCTGCCGCTCGCCGCCAAACGGCTGGAGCGGATTTTGAAGAAGACCGGCGTCGCCCCGGAGCGCATCTGTGTGGAGAACACCGTCGGCACCCCCTTCGCCCCGGTGTGGGAGGCCGTGAAGGGGCTGGGCGTTTCGGTCTGCTTTGATATCGGCCACCACATTTACGAAAAGGGCGAGCCGCTCGCCTTCATCGATACCTACGGCCGCCGGATACGGATGTGCCATATTCATGGCGTGGCGGACCGCGACCACCGCCCGCTGTCGGCCCTGCCGGAGGAAACGCTTACCGCCGTCCTTGCCGCCGTGGCCGATTGCAAGCCGGCCGGCGCGGTGATCATAGAAAATTTTTCGGTGGGGGACGTGGTGGAATCGGTCCGCTGCCTTGCCCACGGCGCGCGCCGGTTTTTTAACGTGGCGGCGCAACAATGA
- the cobU gene encoding bifunctional adenosylcobinamide kinase/adenosylcobinamide-phosphate guanylyltransferase yields MKTLITGGARGGKSAHALMLADQSPGAKIFIATAEARDAEMRARIEKHKTERGARWITVEEPLAVAEAVAAHGIAGNCIVIDCLTLWTSNLLEQADDAAFARKADELAAVVMNAAAAVIVVTNEVGLGIVPADPLSRAYRDRLGLVNARLAAACGRVILMVAGLPLMIKGK; encoded by the coding sequence ATGAAGACGCTGATCACCGGCGGGGCGCGCGGCGGCAAAAGCGCCCACGCGCTTATGCTGGCGGATCAATCGCCGGGCGCGAAAATATTTATCGCCACCGCCGAAGCGCGCGACGCCGAAATGCGCGCCCGCATCGAAAAACATAAAACCGAGCGCGGCGCCCGGTGGATCACCGTGGAGGAGCCGCTGGCGGTGGCCGAAGCGGTGGCGGCGCATGGCATAGCCGGAAACTGTATCGTGATAGACTGTTTAACGCTGTGGACCAGCAACCTGCTGGAACAGGCCGATGACGCCGCGTTCGCCCGCAAGGCGGACGAGCTGGCCGCCGTGGTTATGAACGCGGCGGCGGCGGTGATCGTGGTGACGAACGAGGTGGGGCTGGGCATCGTGCCGGCCGACCCGCTGTCGCGCGCCTATCGCGACCGTTTGGGATTGGTGAACGCCCGGCTGGCGGCGGCCTGTGGCCGGGTCATATTGATGGTGGCGGGGTTGCCGCTCATGATAAAGGGGAAATGA